Genomic window (Armatimonadota bacterium):
CCGGGCGCGTCGACTCGGACGATCTCGGTATGCCCGCCGGAAACGATCAAGGACAAGTGAGGAAACGGTACGCCGACGCCATCGGCCAGCACGCTCAGGACGTGGCCCTCCAAATGGTGGACACCGATCATCGGGACTCCCCATGCCATCGAGAGCGCCTTGGCGGTCGAGACGCCGACGCTGAGGGCCCCTACGAGACCGGGCCGGTTGGTGACGGCGACGGCCCCGACCACACGTCCTGCCAACGCATCGATCACCACGGGCAAGACGGCTTCGACATGGGCCCGTGCTGCGGCTTCGGGCACGACACCTCCCCATTTCTGGTGCATCTCGATCTGGCTGGCGACGACGTTGCTCAGCACGCTCGTCCCCTGGACGACCGCTGCCGCTGTCTCGTCGCAACTCGTTTCGATCGCCAGTATCGGCTCGGGGAAGGTGTCCAAGTCCGGCATCGTCACTCCGGCATGTCGTGCAGCCACATGACGACCGCATCTTCGCGGTTGTCCGGGTAGTACCGCTTGCGGACGCCGGCGCGGACGTAGCCTAGCTCTTCATAGAGGTGTAGGGCGGCGGTGTTCCCTGCCCGGACTTCGAGGGTGGAGCAGACGGCACCCGCGTCCTTAGAACGGTCCAGAAGTTCCTCCATCAAGTGACGTCCAAGCCCCTGACGGCGTTTGTCCGGATGGACCGCGATGGTCGTCACGTGGGCCTCGTCGGCCAGGATCCACGCACCTGCGTAACCCGCGACCTTCCCCTCGAGCACTGCGACGAGGAACACGCTTTGCACCTGGCCGAGTTCGTTCCGGAACGACTGTTCGGACCAGGGGGCCCCGTGCGAAGCCCGTTCGATCTCCATGATCTCGGAAAGGTGCGCCTCCTCGAGAGGGGCGAACCTGACGCCCCTCATCCTCCCAGGTACGCCTCTTTCACCTTAGGATCGGTCAACAAGTCGCGGCCCGTTCCTTGGAGCACGATATGGCCCGTCTCCAAGACATAGGCGCGGTGCGCGATCTCGAGGGCCCGGTGCGCGTTCTGCTCGACCAGAAGGATCGTCACTCCGTCGCGGTTCAGCTCGCCGATGGTCTTGAAGATTTCGGTGACCAGGTTCGGTGCAAGCCCCATGCTCGGTTCGTCAAGGAGGAGGAGCCGGGGCCGGGACATCATCGCCCGACAGATCGCCAACATCTGTTGTTCGCCGCCTGACATCGTGCCCGCACTCTGCTTCAGACGCTCCCGCACGCGGGGGAACTTGTCCATGACCTTTTCCATATCGGCCTGGACTTCGTTGTCCTTCCGTGTGAACGCCCCGAGCTGCAGGTTCTCCTGGACGGACATGTTGGTGAAGATCTTGCGCCCTTCCGGCGACTGGCTGATCCCCATCCGGACGATCTTGTCCGGTGCGGCGTTGTCGATCTCCTGACCTTCGAACGTGATCGATCCGGTCCGGGGTCGGACCAGGCCCGAGATCGTCCGCAAGAGAGTGCTTTTGCCCGCCCCGTTCGAACCGATGATGGCGACGACCTCGCCTTGGTTCACGTCCAGACTGACGTCGCAAAGGGCTTGGATGGCGCCGTAATAGACGTCAAGGCCGGAAATCTGAAGCATGAAGGCTCATTTTAGCCCTAGCAGCGCCCTGTCCCAATGATCCTAAGCTCCGAAACCCGGGGTGTGGTTCGTAGGTACCTTATGGTGCCGCCGACTCCCGGTAGGCACGTTTGTGAGGGACCGTTGAACCGATTGTCTGTTGTCTTCACCGTATTCCTGGCTTTGGCCCTTGGAGGCTGCTCCGGTCTCGGGGGCGCACCGAAGCCGACAAGCAAGCCGCAGAAGGTCGAAAAGGGCGACGTGACCGTCCAGGTCGTCGAAACGGGTTCGCTTTACGCGGTCAAGTCCGTCCAGGTCAAGAGCCGGGTGTCGGGAAGGGTCAAAAAGATCTTCGTCGAAGAAGGCGACCGGGTCCGGGCCGGTCAACTCATCGCTGAGATCGACCCACAGGAGACCCAACTCCAGGTCGACCAGAACTCGGCCCAAGTGCGTGCCGCAGAGTCCGGCGCCCACCGACAGGACATCGAGATCGCGCAGCGTGCCGTCGCTGTGCGGAACGCCCTCGACAAGGCCAGGTCCAACCTTCGGCAGATCAAGTTGGAGTTGGGCGCCCAACCGACCTTGACGCGGACGGCCGTCACAGCCTCCAGTTCGGCCTATGCCGCCGCAAAGCAGACGTACGACCAACTCGTCGGCGTCACCCAGCCGAACGCCAGGACGGCCGCTGAAACCACCTTGAACGATGCCAAGAACAGTGAGGCGACGGCGCAAAACGAAGTCC
Coding sequences:
- a CDS encoding ABC transporter ATP-binding protein → MLQISGLDVYYGAIQALCDVSLDVNQGEVVAIIGSNGAGKSTLLRTISGLVRPRTGSITFEGQEIDNAAPDKIVRMGISQSPEGRKIFTNMSVQENLQLGAFTRKDNEVQADMEKVMDKFPRVRERLKQSAGTMSGGEQQMLAICRAMMSRPRLLLLDEPSMGLAPNLVTEIFKTIGELNRDGVTILLVEQNAHRALEIAHRAYVLETGHIVLQGTGRDLLTDPKVKEAYLGG
- the rimI gene encoding ribosomal protein S18-alanine N-acetyltransferase, whose amino-acid sequence is MRGVRFAPLEEAHLSEIMEIERASHGAPWSEQSFRNELGQVQSVFLVAVLEGKVAGYAGAWILADEAHVTTIAVHPDKRRQGLGRHLMEELLDRSKDAGAVCSTLEVRAGNTAALHLYEELGYVRAGVRKRYYPDNREDAVVMWLHDMPE